The following coding sequences lie in one Agrobacterium vitis genomic window:
- a CDS encoding glycoside hydrolase family 88 protein translates to MNAMFSNAPQPITDQQVTMALDIAVAQVRRNLPDFTYAAQNHSSVCNRYPAVANDQWTAGFWPGEIWLAYEHSGDKLFRYAAQIQVQSFLHRIENRIATDHHDMGFLYSPSCIAAWKLVGDEDGRKAALLAADQLIERYQPIGQFIQAWGAKGNPNEYRYIIDCLLNLPLLYWATGETGDEKYREIALSHARTTLAHSVREDCSTYHTFYMDPVTGAPVRGVTKQGYSDDSFWARGQAWGIAGMALSYRYERIAEYRDAFERLLGFYLQRLPDDLVPVWDLIFSAGDGEPRDSSSASIVACGLLEMADLVEDVDAARYRDLARRMMKSLADRYAVKDPSVSNGLVLHGTYSKKTPHNTCRGEGVDECVSWGDYYYMEALTRLSRNWSSYW, encoded by the coding sequence ATGAATGCCATGTTTTCCAACGCGCCACAGCCAATCACCGATCAACAGGTGACCATGGCGCTCGACATCGCGGTCGCCCAGGTGCGACGCAATCTGCCTGACTTCACCTATGCGGCGCAGAACCATTCCAGCGTCTGCAACCGGTATCCGGCGGTGGCCAACGACCAATGGACGGCGGGCTTCTGGCCCGGCGAAATCTGGCTTGCTTATGAGCATAGCGGCGACAAACTGTTTCGCTATGCGGCCCAGATCCAGGTGCAAAGCTTTCTGCATCGTATCGAAAACCGCATTGCCACTGACCATCACGATATGGGGTTTCTCTATTCGCCCTCCTGCATTGCCGCCTGGAAACTGGTGGGCGACGAGGATGGACGCAAGGCGGCACTCCTGGCCGCCGACCAGTTAATCGAGCGCTACCAGCCCATTGGGCAATTCATCCAGGCCTGGGGCGCCAAGGGCAACCCAAACGAATACCGCTATATTATCGACTGCCTGTTGAACCTGCCGCTGCTCTATTGGGCGACTGGCGAAACAGGGGATGAAAAATACCGCGAGATTGCGCTCTCCCATGCGCGCACCACGCTTGCCCATTCGGTGCGGGAGGACTGCTCCACCTATCACACCTTCTACATGGACCCGGTAACGGGTGCTCCGGTACGCGGCGTAACCAAGCAAGGCTATAGCGACGACAGTTTCTGGGCACGCGGACAGGCCTGGGGCATCGCGGGCATGGCCCTGTCCTATCGCTACGAGCGCATTGCCGAATACCGCGACGCTTTTGAGCGGTTGCTGGGCTTTTATCTGCAACGGCTTCCGGACGATCTCGTGCCGGTCTGGGACCTGATCTTTTCGGCAGGGGATGGTGAGCCGCGTGACAGTTCGTCCGCCTCCATCGTCGCTTGCGGCCTTCTGGAAATGGCCGATCTCGTGGAAGACGTGGACGCCGCACGCTACCGCGATCTGGCCCGGCGGATGATGAAAAGTCTGGCCGATCGCTATGCCGTTAAGGACCCGTCCGTTTCCAACGGGCTTGTCCTGCATGGCACCTACTCGAAAAAGACTCCCCACAACACCTGCCGCGGCGAAGGTGTTGATGAGTGCGTGTCCTGGGGTGACTACTATTACATGGAAGCTTTGACGCGCCTGTCGCGCAACTGGTCTTCCTATTGGTGA
- a CDS encoding ABC transporter ATP-binding protein, producing MASISLKKLNKSFGALKVVHDIDLEIADKEFIILVGPSGCGKSTTLRMIAGLEEISGGQLLIGEDLMNDVPSKDRDIAMVFQNYALYPHMTVYKNMAFGLELRKAPRDVIETKVQEAAKILDITHLLNRKPKALSGGQRQRVALGRAMVRNPEVFLLDEPLSNLDAKLRGTMRAEISKLHKRLNATFIYVTHDQVEAMTMADRIVVMKDGHIQQVDTPQRLYDHPINMFVAGFIGAPQMNMLPSTIRRQGDGFVAVFNDHALPLPMTFDQSRIAPYLDRDIVLGIRPENFHELAPGDIDPANTASFEAVVELAEPMGSEVHLNLVVAGRSIVARVSPRFKAKLGEQVRLTADMTNAQLFDPQTERSILY from the coding sequence ATGGCAAGCATTTCGCTAAAAAAGCTCAATAAGTCCTTCGGCGCACTGAAAGTAGTGCACGATATCGACCTTGAGATCGCCGACAAGGAATTCATCATCCTCGTCGGGCCGTCCGGCTGCGGCAAATCCACCACGCTCAGAATGATCGCGGGGCTGGAGGAAATCTCCGGCGGGCAATTGCTGATCGGCGAGGACCTGATGAATGACGTGCCGTCGAAGGATCGCGACATTGCCATGGTCTTCCAGAATTACGCGCTCTACCCGCATATGACTGTCTACAAGAACATGGCGTTCGGGCTTGAGTTGCGGAAAGCGCCGCGCGATGTGATCGAGACAAAAGTGCAGGAAGCGGCAAAGATCCTCGACATCACCCATCTGTTGAACCGCAAGCCCAAGGCGCTGTCGGGTGGCCAACGCCAGCGTGTGGCTCTGGGCCGTGCTATGGTGCGCAATCCGGAAGTGTTTCTGCTAGACGAGCCGCTGTCCAACCTCGATGCCAAGCTGCGCGGCACGATGCGCGCCGAAATATCCAAGCTGCACAAGCGGCTGAACGCCACCTTCATCTATGTCACCCATGACCAGGTGGAAGCCATGACCATGGCCGACCGCATCGTTGTCATGAAGGATGGCCATATCCAGCAGGTCGATACGCCGCAGCGGCTCTATGACCATCCGATAAACATGTTCGTGGCGGGCTTTATCGGTGCGCCGCAGATGAACATGCTCCCCTCGACCATCCGGCGCCAGGGGGATGGTTTCGTCGCCGTTTTCAACGATCATGCCCTGCCCTTGCCGATGACATTCGATCAGAGCCGCATCGCGCCCTATCTGGACCGCGACATCGTTCTGGGCATACGGCCTGAAAATTTTCATGAGCTGGCACCGGGCGATATCGACCCTGCCAATACGGCATCCTTTGAGGCTGTCGTTGAACTGGCAGAACCGATGGGCTCGGAAGTGCATCTCAATCTCGTCGTCGCCGGACGCTCGATCGTCGCTCGCGTGTCGCCGCGCTTCAAGGCCAAACTCGGTGAGCAGGTGCGCCTCACCGCCGACATGACCAATGCGCAATTGTTTGACCCGCAAACCGAGCGGTCGATCCTCTATTGA
- a CDS encoding carbohydrate ABC transporter permease yields MTVISPVLSGGSAENGKGASSKRRVRIVSRHRRRIENALIAYSFIAPNFLGFAVFTLGPILFAFALAFMHWDGSNPITFAGLDNFWRLFDDKAFISAFWNTVIYTVVSVPATLACALGLAILLNQKIRGRDFFRTAMFFPYVASLVAVAVVWNMLFNPEMGPVNMLLYTLGLDPNDMPGWAADRHWAMVTVILFGIWKSMGYYMVIYLAGLQGINAELYEAAGLDGANGWQKFRHVTLPQLAPTTFFVTVMLTIQSFKVFDQVYMITQGGPGTSTLVLVYHIYNEAFISWDLGYSSMIALVLFFLVLAVTVIQFRRQRED; encoded by the coding sequence ATGACGGTCATCAGTCCGGTTCTATCTGGCGGCAGCGCCGAGAACGGCAAAGGTGCGAGTTCGAAGCGCCGGGTGCGGATCGTGTCCAGACACCGGCGGCGGATCGAAAATGCGTTGATTGCCTATTCTTTCATTGCCCCAAATTTCCTAGGCTTTGCCGTCTTTACGCTCGGCCCCATCCTCTTTGCCTTTGCGCTGGCTTTCATGCATTGGGACGGCTCAAACCCGATCACTTTTGCTGGGCTCGATAATTTCTGGCGGCTGTTTGACGACAAGGCCTTTATCTCCGCGTTTTGGAACACGGTCATCTATACTGTTGTCTCGGTGCCTGCGACGCTTGCCTGCGCGCTTGGTCTCGCCATCCTGCTCAACCAGAAAATCCGTGGTCGCGATTTCTTCCGCACCGCGATGTTCTTTCCCTATGTTGCGTCACTGGTCGCGGTCGCCGTTGTCTGGAACATGCTGTTCAACCCCGAAATGGGGCCGGTCAACATGCTGCTCTACACGCTCGGCCTCGATCCCAACGACATGCCGGGCTGGGCCGCCGACCGGCATTGGGCGATGGTCACCGTCATCCTGTTCGGTATCTGGAAGAGCATGGGCTATTACATGGTCATCTATCTGGCCGGGCTACAGGGCATCAATGCCGAATTATACGAGGCAGCCGGTCTCGATGGCGCCAATGGCTGGCAGAAATTCCGGCATGTCACCCTGCCGCAGCTGGCCCCGACGACGTTTTTCGTCACGGTCATGCTGACGATCCAGTCCTTCAAGGTGTTCGATCAGGTCTATATGATTACCCAGGGCGGGCCTGGAACCTCGACCCTCGTGCTGGTCTATCATATCTATAACGAAGCCTTCATTTCCTGGGATCTCGGCTATTCCAGCATGATTGCCCTGGTGCTGTTCTTCCTGGTTCTGGCGGTCACCGTCATCCAGTTCCGCCGCCAGAGGGAGGATTGA
- a CDS encoding ABC transporter ATP-binding protein, with protein MASMNIVNVGKAYGSLTVIHGVSVEIPDGEFVVLVGPSGCGKSTLLRMVAGLEPITFGDVVIDGKVVNDLPPKDRDIAMVFQSYALYPHKTVAENMGFALKMRGETKSFIDERVRKAAEILDLVPYLARYPRQLSGGQRQRVAMGRAIVRDPKVFLFDEPLSNLDAKLRVQMRAEIKELQRRLATTMIYVTHDQVEAMTMADRIVVLRDGRVEQIGSPLTLYDAPANMFVAGFIGSPSMNLIKGHIRASTTPFFETEEGIRLPLNSAPAGSDGRAAFYGIRPEHFVLGGDVTANVTVLESTGTETQVFARLGQQKVIGVFRERLTEPSGQVIAMTPNPAMVHLFDGETGLRLE; from the coding sequence TTGGCATCGATGAATATCGTCAATGTCGGCAAGGCCTACGGTAGCTTGACGGTTATCCATGGCGTTTCCGTCGAAATCCCTGATGGTGAATTCGTTGTTCTTGTCGGCCCATCGGGATGCGGCAAGTCCACGTTGTTGCGCATGGTTGCCGGGTTGGAGCCGATCACCTTTGGCGATGTCGTCATCGACGGAAAGGTCGTCAACGACCTGCCGCCGAAGGATCGCGATATCGCCATGGTCTTTCAGAGCTATGCGCTTTATCCGCACAAGACCGTGGCGGAGAATATGGGCTTTGCGCTGAAGATGCGTGGTGAGACCAAGTCCTTCATTGACGAGCGCGTTCGCAAGGCAGCGGAAATTCTCGATCTGGTCCCCTATCTGGCCCGCTATCCCCGTCAGCTTTCCGGCGGGCAGCGGCAACGGGTGGCGATGGGCCGGGCGATTGTCCGGGATCCGAAGGTTTTCCTGTTCGACGAACCTTTGTCCAATCTCGACGCCAAATTGCGGGTCCAGATGCGGGCCGAAATCAAGGAATTGCAACGCCGTCTGGCGACGACGATGATTTATGTGACCCATGATCAGGTCGAAGCCATGACCATGGCGGACCGTATCGTCGTGTTGCGGGATGGTCGCGTCGAGCAGATCGGCTCCCCGCTAACGCTTTACGATGCGCCAGCCAACATGTTCGTGGCCGGTTTTATCGGTTCGCCGTCGATGAACCTGATCAAGGGGCATATCCGGGCATCAACAACACCATTTTTCGAGACCGAAGAGGGCATCCGGCTTCCCTTGAATTCAGCTCCCGCAGGGTCTGACGGGCGAGCGGCTTTCTACGGCATTCGGCCTGAACATTTTGTGCTTGGTGGCGATGTCACCGCCAACGTCACCGTGCTGGAATCGACCGGAACGGAGACCCAGGTCTTCGCCCGGCTTGGCCAGCAAAAGGTTATCGGCGTGTTTCGCGAGCGTTTGACAGAGCCATCCGGCCAAGTGATCGCCATGACCCCGAACCCGGCCATGGTCCATCTGTTCGACGGTGAAACGGGGCTGCGGTTGGAATAG
- a CDS encoding WGR domain-containing protein, whose amino-acid sequence MEKENNSPVQLRRIDPSQNMRRFYTLALQPTLFGGASVIRNWGRIGTTGQTLIETFDRKEDAQRVLSRLERTKRKRGYQDAGHLS is encoded by the coding sequence ATGGAGAAAGAGAACAACAGCCCGGTCCAGCTTCGCCGTATTGATCCGTCGCAGAACATGCGCCGCTTTTACACGCTCGCACTGCAACCGACCCTGTTCGGCGGCGCGTCGGTGATCCGCAACTGGGGTAGGATTGGTACAACAGGCCAGACCCTGATCGAGACTTTTGATCGAAAGGAGGATGCCCAACGGGTGCTTTCGCGCCTGGAGCGGACGAAAAGAAAACGAGGTTACCAGGACGCGGGTCATCTATCTTGA
- a CDS encoding carbohydrate ABC transporter permease encodes MRIAGRRIRVSTLAIYATVIAVTIIMLLPFAWMLSASLKLDRDVFVFPIEWIPAHPRWQNYVDIWTKIPLALFIYNTSKLTIIVTLLQLLTSSFAAYAFAKLHFPFKNTMFLGYIATIAMPWQVYMVPQFLLMREFGLNNTHLALICLQAFTAFGVFLMRQFYMSIPTELCEAARIDGMNEYQIWAKIMLPLSKPALSTLTIFTFVTTWNDFLGPMIYLTKTELKTIQIGLRMFISQYSAEYGLIMAASVVALIPVLVVFLALQRFFVEGVASTGLKG; translated from the coding sequence ATGCGGATTGCCGGACGCAGGATCAGGGTTTCGACACTTGCCATTTACGCAACGGTCATCGCCGTCACCATCATCATGTTGCTGCCGTTTGCCTGGATGCTGTCGGCCTCGCTGAAGCTCGACCGCGACGTCTTCGTCTTCCCGATCGAATGGATACCGGCCCATCCGCGCTGGCAGAACTATGTCGATATCTGGACGAAGATTCCGCTGGCGCTGTTCATCTACAACACCTCGAAGCTGACGATCATCGTCACGCTTTTGCAATTGTTGACGTCGAGTTTTGCGGCCTATGCCTTCGCCAAACTGCATTTTCCTTTCAAGAACACGATGTTTCTCGGCTATATCGCCACCATCGCTATGCCTTGGCAGGTCTATATGGTGCCGCAATTCCTGCTGATGCGCGAATTCGGGCTGAACAACACCCATCTGGCGCTGATCTGCCTTCAAGCCTTTACAGCCTTCGGCGTCTTCCTGATGCGGCAGTTCTATATGTCGATCCCGACGGAACTCTGCGAAGCCGCCCGGATTGACGGCATGAACGAGTACCAGATCTGGGCGAAGATCATGCTGCCGCTGTCGAAACCAGCGCTATCGACGCTGACGATCTTCACCTTCGTCACCACCTGGAACGATTTTCTGGGGCCGATGATCTATCTCACCAAGACCGAACTGAAGACCATCCAGATCGGGCTTCGGATGTTCATATCGCAATATTCCGCCGAATACGGGCTGATCATGGCGGCGTCCGTCGTCGCGCTCATCCCCGTGCTCGTCGTCTTTCTCGCTTTGCAGCGCTTCTTCGTCGAAGGCGTCGCATCGACCGGGCTGAAGGGGTGA
- a CDS encoding FadR/GntR family transcriptional regulator — MEVVDGVTGQVKTRAKGAGSLVAQVSESLRKAILGGDYAPGDRLPSEMELTEAHGVSRTVIREAVTGLRYDGLVEVRQGAGIFVLNHHQSRANPSKLDRARLSSDLEVLEIRTPLEIEAAGLAALRRSPAQEEAIFDCHAKLLACIEADRSIREADLALHMAIAAATNNPLFTQFLEMHGASAIPQSKVVAENRAAEQTAYRRLIHREHQAVVVAISDGDEKAARAAMQDHLRGSQLRYRDLLRDLRGIGSEA, encoded by the coding sequence ATGGAAGTGGTGGATGGTGTGACCGGACAAGTGAAAACACGCGCCAAGGGCGCTGGCTCCCTGGTCGCACAGGTCAGCGAAAGCCTTCGCAAGGCTATCCTTGGCGGGGACTATGCGCCGGGCGATCGGCTTCCCAGCGAGATGGAACTGACCGAGGCCCATGGCGTCAGCCGAACCGTCATCCGTGAGGCAGTCACCGGCCTGCGGTATGATGGGCTGGTGGAGGTGCGCCAAGGGGCTGGCATTTTTGTCCTCAATCATCATCAATCACGCGCCAACCCGTCAAAGCTGGATCGCGCCCGGCTGTCCTCAGATCTTGAGGTTTTGGAGATCCGCACGCCGCTGGAGATTGAGGCTGCCGGGCTTGCCGCACTGCGTCGTTCGCCAGCGCAGGAGGAAGCGATTTTCGACTGCCATGCAAAATTGCTGGCCTGTATCGAGGCCGACCGTTCCATTCGAGAGGCCGACCTGGCCCTGCATATGGCGATTGCTGCTGCCACCAATAATCCGCTGTTTACGCAATTTCTTGAGATGCATGGAGCATCCGCCATCCCTCAGTCCAAAGTGGTCGCGGAAAACCGGGCGGCTGAGCAAACGGCCTATCGCCGCCTCATTCACAGGGAACATCAGGCTGTGGTCGTGGCGATTTCCGACGGCGACGAAAAAGCCGCCCGCGCCGCCATGCAGGATCATCTGCGCGGCAGCCAGTTGCGCTACCGTGATCTGCTCCGTGATCTGCGCGGCATCGGCAGCGAGGCCTGA
- a CDS encoding heparinase II/III domain-containing protein, with protein MFSEQIGSLPSHLADFQPVAGVDVHALLQRLGAEHLTALQAAGRTALEAEWPQILASHYRDYTQTGNRSRFEDLYFRRRLRLNDLVLAECAEDTGEGGGDFIDAIIDGVILICEESGWQLPAHNAYGRGGPRQPLPDPDDPVVDLFAAETAANLATLVWLLRPTLAQRDPRLPARIEQEILRRIITPYLTRHFWWMGQGNERMNNWTAWITQNVLIATFSLPTSQEIRRAVLVKALGSLDAFLKDYAEDGACEEGVLYYRHAALCLFGAMTVLDQVVPDLCRPLWQTAKIRNMAEYILNMHVSGRHYFNFADSSAVLEPCSIREYLFGDAVGSKRLMGFAAADIRQSADPLLSKEWNLWYRLTAATRLPDVIPAPAKPAAKGDIFYPGTGLFIARDSRFDLAVKGGHNGESHNHNDVGSLTLYKNGQPFLIDVGVETYTAKTFSPQRYEIWTMQSAYHNLPAFAGVMQQEGPECAARDVKTAFEVAEARISLELAAAYPKEAALRSYRRSVRLIRGSHIEVIDEHDGDKPAVLSLMTCIAPHMEAGKLILNGLGEISVSGAAEPIIEVIDIEDPRLRQAWPAKVFRTLLPFETSRLSLTIT; from the coding sequence ATGTTCAGCGAGCAAATCGGCAGCTTGCCGTCCCACCTTGCCGATTTCCAACCGGTCGCAGGTGTCGACGTCCATGCACTGCTGCAACGATTGGGCGCCGAACATCTCACCGCGCTGCAAGCCGCAGGCCGCACCGCGCTGGAGGCTGAATGGCCGCAAATCCTTGCCTCTCATTACCGTGACTATACCCAGACAGGAAACCGCTCGCGCTTCGAAGACCTGTATTTTCGCCGCCGCCTGAGGCTGAACGATCTGGTTCTGGCGGAATGCGCCGAGGATACAGGCGAGGGCGGAGGCGACTTCATCGACGCCATTATCGATGGTGTGATCCTGATCTGTGAGGAAAGCGGATGGCAATTGCCAGCGCATAACGCTTATGGACGAGGCGGTCCGCGCCAGCCCTTGCCCGATCCTGATGACCCTGTGGTCGATCTCTTCGCAGCCGAAACGGCGGCGAACCTGGCAACCCTGGTTTGGCTGCTGAGACCGACCCTTGCGCAACGCGATCCGCGCCTGCCTGCCCGCATAGAGCAGGAGATCCTCCGCCGTATCATCACCCCTTATCTTACCCGGCATTTCTGGTGGATGGGGCAGGGAAACGAGCGGATGAACAACTGGACCGCCTGGATCACCCAGAACGTCCTGATCGCCACCTTTTCCCTGCCCACCAGCCAGGAGATCCGCCGCGCAGTGCTGGTCAAGGCGCTGGGCAGTCTCGATGCCTTTCTCAAGGACTATGCCGAGGACGGGGCCTGCGAGGAAGGCGTGCTCTATTATCGCCATGCCGCTCTCTGTTTGTTTGGCGCCATGACCGTGCTGGATCAGGTCGTGCCGGACCTGTGCCGTCCGCTTTGGCAAACAGCCAAGATCCGCAACATGGCGGAATACATCCTCAACATGCATGTGTCTGGACGGCATTATTTCAATTTTGCCGATTCATCCGCAGTTCTGGAGCCCTGTAGCATCCGGGAATATCTGTTCGGCGACGCGGTCGGATCGAAAAGGCTGATGGGTTTTGCTGCTGCCGATATCCGGCAATCCGCCGATCCGCTGCTGTCGAAGGAGTGGAACCTCTGGTACCGGCTGACGGCAGCGACACGGTTGCCGGATGTTATACCCGCGCCCGCAAAGCCGGCGGCAAAAGGTGATATTTTCTACCCCGGCACCGGGCTTTTCATTGCCCGCGACAGCCGTTTCGATCTGGCGGTGAAGGGCGGACACAACGGCGAAAGCCATAATCATAACGATGTCGGCAGCCTGACGCTTTATAAGAACGGACAACCATTTCTCATCGATGTCGGCGTCGAAACCTATACGGCCAAAACCTTCTCCCCGCAGCGGTATGAGATCTGGACGATGCAGTCGGCCTACCACAATCTTCCAGCTTTTGCAGGCGTGATGCAGCAGGAGGGGCCGGAATGTGCCGCACGCGATGTAAAGACCGCTTTCGAGGTAGCGGAGGCACGCATTTCGCTGGAACTGGCCGCAGCTTACCCGAAGGAAGCAGCACTGCGCTCTTATCGCCGCAGCGTCCGACTCATTCGCGGCAGCCATATCGAGGTTATCGATGAGCATGACGGCGACAAGCCTGCCGTTCTGTCACTGATGACCTGCATTGCGCCACATATGGAAGCAGGGAAGCTGATCCTGAATGGTCTCGGTGAAATCAGTGTGAGCGGTGCGGCAGAGCCTATCATCGAGGTCATCGACATTGAAGATCCCCGGCTACGGCAGGCATGGCCAGCAAAAGTTTTCCGCACGCTGCTGCCGTTTGAGACATCGCGCTTATCGCTGACGATTACTTGA
- a CDS encoding ABC transporter substrate-binding protein, whose product MKVSEYERMMAIGLSRRAILKTGASLGAVAAAGGLLGNAGTALADEASLRTQILQIPGVGKGSPTDADWQKVGELCLEATKKTVKKGEFAGVELSFMGLNNQNLHNVLFRGFLKPWEDYTGAKITWIDLAQADYNPRLQQAIATGTVDFDLLEMGAPFEGDVCGKGLASEMPDWVKAQIDMDDYVDYLKAPVGTWGGKVYRVSVDGDCHNFNYRKDYFTDADLAKAWKAEGHAGEWGVPKTWQQVQEATKFLKGKKIAGADAIGYLDAPKAWGGFGFYFLGSRATAYAKHPADKAWLFDIDTMKPRINNPAWVRAIQDVVDALPSEAGDQLNADPGTTAFQQFLAGTGSMVSWWGDVGQSAQTSDSSVVGDTIAFDILPGSDDVYNAKTGKWETLASGPNYAPNMAYLGWGVYVMARVDKDEKKKKAAWSAAAHLGGKDLALWTAAYPSGFQCYRKSQFDIKEWVAAGYEEAFISNYLASQSKSYNHPNAAIEPRIPGIFQYYSVAEDELAKVFAGRVKPQEGADAIAAAWEKLTDQLGRDKQISLYKASLGV is encoded by the coding sequence ATGAAAGTCAGCGAATACGAGAGAATGATGGCGATAGGCCTGAGCCGTCGCGCCATCCTGAAGACCGGTGCAAGTCTTGGGGCTGTGGCGGCGGCTGGCGGGTTGCTGGGCAATGCCGGAACGGCACTTGCCGATGAGGCGTCCCTGCGCACCCAGATTCTGCAAATACCCGGCGTTGGAAAGGGCTCTCCCACCGATGCCGATTGGCAGAAGGTCGGCGAGCTGTGCCTGGAGGCCACAAAGAAGACCGTCAAGAAGGGAGAGTTCGCTGGCGTCGAACTGTCCTTCATGGGCCTCAACAATCAGAATCTGCACAATGTGCTGTTTCGCGGCTTCCTAAAGCCCTGGGAGGACTATACCGGCGCCAAGATCACCTGGATCGACCTGGCCCAGGCTGATTACAACCCTCGTCTTCAACAGGCGATTGCCACCGGCACGGTGGATTTCGACCTTCTGGAAATGGGCGCGCCGTTTGAGGGTGATGTCTGCGGCAAGGGTCTTGCCTCGGAAATGCCGGACTGGGTGAAGGCCCAGATCGATATGGATGATTACGTCGATTACCTTAAGGCCCCGGTCGGCACCTGGGGTGGCAAGGTCTACCGCGTCTCGGTGGATGGCGATTGCCACAACTTCAACTATCGCAAGGATTATTTCACCGACGCCGATCTCGCCAAGGCCTGGAAAGCCGAAGGCCATGCGGGCGAATGGGGCGTGCCGAAAACCTGGCAGCAGGTGCAGGAAGCCACCAAGTTCCTTAAGGGCAAGAAAATCGCCGGCGCCGATGCCATTGGCTATCTCGACGCGCCAAAGGCCTGGGGCGGCTTTGGGTTCTATTTCCTCGGCAGCCGCGCGACGGCCTATGCCAAGCACCCGGCTGACAAGGCCTGGCTTTTCGACATCGATACAATGAAGCCGCGCATCAATAATCCGGCCTGGGTGCGCGCTATACAGGACGTGGTCGATGCACTGCCTTCAGAAGCCGGTGACCAGCTGAACGCCGATCCGGGCACCACGGCGTTCCAGCAGTTTCTGGCTGGAACCGGCTCCATGGTCTCCTGGTGGGGTGATGTCGGGCAGAGCGCCCAGACCAGCGACAGTTCGGTGGTCGGCGATACCATCGCCTTCGACATTCTTCCCGGCTCTGACGATGTCTATAATGCCAAGACCGGAAAGTGGGAAACGCTGGCGAGCGGGCCGAACTATGCGCCCAACATGGCCTATCTGGGCTGGGGCGTTTACGTCATGGCCCGTGTCGACAAGGACGAGAAGAAAAAGAAGGCAGCCTGGAGTGCGGCGGCCCATCTCGGTGGCAAGGATCTCGCCTTGTGGACGGCGGCCTATCCCTCCGGCTTCCAGTGCTATCGCAAGAGCCAGTTCGATATCAAGGAATGGGTGGCCGCGGGCTATGAGGAAGCGTTCATCAGCAATTATCTCGCCTCCCAGTCGAAGTCCTACAACCATCCGAACGCTGCCATCGAACCGCGTATTCCCGGTATTTTCCAATATTACAGCGTGGCGGAAGACGAATTGGCAAAGGTGTTTGCGGGCAGGGTGAAGCCCCAGGAAGGCGCCGACGCCATTGCGGCGGCCTGGGAAAAACTCACCGATCAGCTTGGCCGCGACAAGCAAATATCGCTCTACAAGGCCTCGCTCGGCGTTTGA
- a CDS encoding RbsD/FucU family protein, with protein MLKGIDPVLNAELLHALMLMGHGDQLVLCDINHPAETIAKHTTYGKLINLSGCGLEVATAAILTLFPLDTFVDAPVKRMQVVGDPGGQMPIFSTIQRVVDQSEGRPVKIDALERFAFYAEAKASFAIVRTSDPGPYGCFIFSKGVV; from the coding sequence ATGCTGAAGGGAATAGATCCGGTTTTGAACGCTGAATTGCTGCATGCCTTGATGCTGATGGGCCACGGCGACCAATTGGTGCTCTGCGATATCAACCATCCGGCAGAGACGATTGCCAAGCACACGACCTATGGCAAGCTCATCAATCTGTCGGGTTGCGGCCTGGAGGTTGCCACGGCGGCGATCCTGACGCTTTTCCCCCTCGATACCTTTGTGGACGCGCCGGTGAAGAGAATGCAGGTGGTTGGCGATCCCGGTGGGCAGATGCCAATCTTTTCAACCATCCAACGTGTGGTGGACCAATCGGAAGGACGGCCGGTCAAGATCGACGCCCTGGAACGTTTCGCATTTTACGCTGAGGCAAAGGCATCCTTTGCGATCGTCAGAACCTCCGATCCCGGTCCCTATGGATGTTTTATCTTCAGTAAGGGCGTCGTTTGA